Proteins from a single region of Pirellulales bacterium:
- a CDS encoding PEP-CTERM sorting domain-containing protein, with amino-acid sequence MKFSLLNQTHGKALLGMVALALSLSVGFGRTEAAPITLFSTGVDGSNNALPAGSVDPHYVLTSSDDPAWPIPDAHVVGTPPATWVPNNTTPGASAQWIAPNPVQVGDVAAPGNAAGSYVYEVTFDLGPNPSQESISGEWAASTYGLLFLNGVYVGNSTNLNGPTQLTPFSVPSTANFVSGVNKLDFVVVNAAQGATGLYVGAISGSYTPGIPEPSSVVLAGLGIAGMLVYRWRRGRTK; translated from the coding sequence GTGAAATTCTCTTTGTTGAATCAAACTCATGGCAAAGCTCTGCTGGGCATGGTTGCACTGGCACTGAGCCTGTCTGTTGGTTTTGGCCGTACTGAGGCCGCCCCGATCACGCTGTTCTCGACCGGCGTAGACGGCTCGAACAATGCTCTGCCGGCCGGCTCGGTCGACCCGCATTACGTTTTGACCTCCAGCGACGACCCCGCCTGGCCGATTCCCGACGCGCACGTGGTTGGTACTCCGCCGGCTACCTGGGTTCCGAACAATACAACCCCCGGTGCCTCGGCGCAGTGGATCGCCCCGAATCCGGTGCAGGTCGGCGACGTAGCCGCGCCGGGCAATGCCGCTGGCAGTTATGTTTACGAGGTCACGTTCGATCTCGGACCGAATCCTAGCCAGGAGTCGATCTCCGGCGAATGGGCGGCCAGCACGTACGGTCTGCTCTTCTTGAACGGTGTGTACGTCGGCAACTCCACGAACCTGAACGGACCGACGCAGCTAACGCCGTTCTCGGTCCCCAGCACCGCGAACTTCGTGTCGGGCGTCAACAAGCTCGACTTTGTCGTGGTGAATGCCGCACAAGGTGCAACCGGACTGTATGTCGGAGCTATCTCGGGCAGCTATACGCCCGGCATTCCGGAACCGTCGAGCGTTGTTCTGGCTGGCCTCGGTATCGCTGGTATGTTGGTGTACCGCTGGCGCCGTGGTCGAACGAAGTAG
- a CDS encoding dipeptidase, which translates to MCIMVACARLAPSAEPKPPANPAADQRPPVVLTDEARQLHRSAILIDGHNDLPWQLRTKGDSGFDKFDVAKSQPTLDTDIPRLRQGGVGAQFWSAYAPVETMRTGEAAKVTLEQIDLIRRLIARYPDDLELALTADDIERIHAAGKIASLIGVEGGHAIENSLASLRRLYELGARYMTLAHTDSLDWVDSATDVPRSQGLSSFGEDVVREMNDLGMLVDISHVSAETMQDVLRVSRAPVIASHSSAFGVAAHPRNVPDEVLRQLSKNGGVIMVNFFSGFIVPQRAEIGARMVAERIARRAKDPKESDEGGANSVFRSTTEQQQLSAGSVHTLVDHIDHIVKVAGIDHVGIGSDYDGVTQLPAQLEDVSKYPYITQELLNRGYKPDDIRKILGGNLLRAMRQAEQSAKPKK; encoded by the coding sequence ATGTGCATCATGGTTGCCTGCGCCCGGCTTGCTCCATCTGCCGAGCCGAAGCCGCCGGCCAACCCCGCCGCCGACCAGCGACCGCCGGTCGTCCTCACGGACGAAGCGCGCCAGCTTCATCGCAGTGCCATTTTGATCGACGGGCACAACGATCTTCCCTGGCAATTGCGCACGAAAGGAGACTCGGGCTTCGATAAGTTCGACGTCGCAAAATCTCAGCCCACGCTCGATACCGACATACCGCGCCTGCGGCAGGGGGGCGTGGGAGCCCAGTTCTGGTCGGCATACGCGCCGGTCGAGACGATGCGCACCGGCGAAGCGGCGAAGGTCACGCTCGAACAAATCGATCTGATCCGCCGGCTGATCGCGCGCTATCCCGACGACCTGGAACTGGCACTGACGGCCGACGACATCGAGCGCATTCACGCTGCCGGCAAGATCGCTTCCCTGATCGGTGTCGAAGGGGGCCACGCGATCGAAAACTCGCTCGCCTCCTTGCGCCGGCTGTACGAGTTGGGGGCCCGTTACATGACGCTCGCCCATACCGATTCGCTCGATTGGGTCGACTCGGCCACCGATGTGCCGCGCTCGCAAGGGCTGTCCTCCTTTGGCGAGGACGTAGTGCGCGAAATGAACGATCTTGGCATGCTGGTCGATATTTCGCACGTTTCGGCGGAAACGATGCAGGATGTGCTCCGCGTCAGCCGGGCGCCGGTAATCGCTTCGCATTCGTCGGCCTTCGGCGTGGCCGCCCATCCGCGCAATGTCCCCGATGAAGTACTCCGCCAATTGTCCAAGAACGGCGGCGTCATCATGGTGAACTTTTTCTCGGGTTTCATTGTCCCCCAGCGCGCGGAGATCGGAGCCCGCATGGTGGCCGAGCGCATTGCGCGCCGCGCGAAGGACCCCAAGGAAAGCGACGAGGGGGGCGCCAACTCGGTGTTTCGCTCAACGACCGAGCAGCAGCAACTGTCGGCCGGCAGCGTGCATACGCTGGTCGACCACATCGACCATATCGTCAAAGTGGCCGGCATCGACCACGTGGGCATCGGCTCCGACTATGATGGCGTGACCCAGCTGCCGGCACAGCTTGAGGACGTGTCGAAATATCCATACATCACCCAGGAATTGCTGAACCGCGGCTACAAGCCGGACGACATTCGCAAGATTCTGGGCGGAAACCTGTTGCGGGCGATGCGGCAGGCCGAGCAGTCAGCGAAGCCCAAGAAATAA
- a CDS encoding ABC transporter ATP-binding protein, translated as MTLAIRATELRKRYEGKPPVDAVRGLDLAVEQGECFGLLGPNGAGKTTTIEILEGLLPATSGEVEILGMHWGRQDQAIKERIGISLQETKLAEKLSVRETLELFRSFYADGIEPETAMRSVSLEEKQSTWVAKLSGGQRQRLAVACALVGDPDLLFLDEPTTGLDPQSRRQLWEIIRDFGRQGRTVLLTTHYMDEAERLCNRVAIVNAGQVIALGTPRELIASLGGEHVIEFALTADGNGELPADAFAELPAVSSARKETNHYSLSVAEPHVALPALLGWLSERNLALANLTTRHASLEDVFVHLAGRHINDGDAS; from the coding sequence ATGACGCTCGCCATCCGAGCCACCGAACTGCGCAAGCGCTACGAAGGTAAGCCGCCGGTGGATGCCGTGCGCGGGCTGGACCTGGCGGTCGAGCAGGGCGAATGTTTTGGCCTCCTGGGACCCAATGGCGCGGGAAAAACCACCACGATCGAAATTCTGGAAGGGTTGCTGCCGGCCACTAGCGGCGAGGTCGAGATTCTTGGTATGCACTGGGGACGCCAGGACCAGGCGATCAAGGAACGCATCGGAATCTCACTGCAAGAAACCAAACTGGCCGAGAAATTGTCGGTGCGCGAAACGCTCGAGCTGTTTCGCAGCTTCTACGCCGACGGCATCGAGCCCGAGACGGCGATGCGGTCCGTATCGCTCGAAGAAAAGCAATCCACCTGGGTTGCGAAATTATCGGGCGGTCAGCGGCAGCGGCTGGCCGTGGCTTGCGCCTTGGTCGGCGATCCCGATCTGCTATTTCTCGACGAGCCGACAACGGGCCTTGATCCGCAATCGCGCCGTCAACTGTGGGAGATTATCCGCGACTTTGGCCGGCAGGGGCGCACCGTGCTACTGACGACGCATTACATGGACGAGGCCGAGCGGCTGTGCAACCGCGTGGCGATCGTGAATGCCGGACAAGTGATTGCCCTGGGCACGCCGCGCGAGCTGATTGCCAGCCTGGGGGGCGAGCACGTCATCGAGTTTGCCTTGACTGCCGACGGCAACGGTGAGCTTCCTGCGGATGCATTTGCCGAGTTGCCTGCAGTAAGTTCGGCGCGCAAGGAGACAAACCACTACAGCCTGTCGGTGGCTGAGCCACACGTGGCGTTGCCGGCACTTTTAGGATGGCTTTCCGAGCGAAACCTGGCACTGGCGAATCTCACGACGCGGCACGCCAGCCTGGAGGACGTCTTCGTACACCTGGCGGGCCGGCACATCAACGATGGAGATGCCTCGTGA
- a CDS encoding ABC transporter permease, with amino-acid sequence MKQTAHTTHRPLLRRPLVQIVLSRLREFYREPEAVFWVYGFPLLMVVALGIAFRNQPDRPIAVDVVEGKAGAAAEAALAANQRFLVRVDTLEACRQRLRLGKTDLVVISEESAEPRYDYWFDPGRPESALARNAVDDCLQRAAGRQDPVPTGNREMTDPGGRYIDFLVPGLLGMSLMGGGLWGVGFVTVDMRIRKLLKRLLATPMRKSDFLAGIMASRLLFMVPEVLVLLVFARLAFGVENQGNLLSLIALIFLGAFSFAGIGLLVASRAKTLEAVSGLMNLVMLPMWVLSGIFFSPDRFPEMAQPFIRALPLTQLIDSLRGVMLEGTSLAAQGTNVAALAAWGGVSFLLALRLFRWS; translated from the coding sequence ATGAAACAGACCGCCCACACGACGCATCGCCCTTTGTTGCGGCGGCCACTGGTGCAGATCGTGCTGTCGCGCTTGCGCGAGTTCTATCGCGAGCCCGAGGCCGTCTTCTGGGTGTACGGCTTTCCCCTGCTCATGGTGGTGGCGCTGGGCATCGCTTTTCGCAATCAGCCGGATCGGCCCATCGCGGTCGACGTCGTCGAAGGGAAGGCTGGCGCTGCGGCCGAAGCCGCGCTCGCCGCCAATCAGCGCTTTTTGGTGCGTGTCGATACGCTCGAGGCTTGCCGGCAACGACTTCGGCTAGGCAAAACGGATCTGGTCGTTATCAGCGAGGAGTCTGCCGAACCGCGATACGACTATTGGTTCGATCCTGGGCGGCCGGAAAGCGCGCTTGCGCGAAATGCCGTGGACGATTGCCTGCAGCGCGCCGCAGGGCGCCAAGATCCCGTTCCGACCGGCAATCGCGAAATGACCGATCCCGGCGGCCGTTACATCGATTTTCTCGTGCCGGGACTGTTGGGCATGAGCTTGATGGGGGGTGGCTTGTGGGGCGTCGGTTTCGTCACGGTCGACATGCGCATTCGTAAGTTGCTCAAGCGGTTGCTCGCCACCCCGATGCGCAAAAGTGACTTCCTCGCGGGTATCATGGCAAGCCGACTCTTGTTCATGGTGCCCGAGGTGCTGGTGCTGTTGGTGTTCGCGCGGCTGGCCTTTGGCGTCGAGAATCAGGGAAATCTTCTATCGCTGATTGCGTTGATTTTTCTCGGCGCCTTCTCTTTTGCGGGCATCGGTCTGCTCGTGGCCAGCCGGGCCAAGACGTTGGAGGCCGTGAGCGGGCTGATGAACCTGGTGATGCTGCCGATGTGGGTGCTGTCCGGCATTTTCTTCTCGCCCGATCGTTTCCCCGAGATGGCCCAGCCGTTCATCCGCGCCTTACCGTTGACGCAATTGATCGATTCGCTGCGCGGCGTGATGCTGGAAGGGACTTCTTTGGCGGCGCAGGGGACAAACGTGGCGGCGCTGGCCGCCTGGGGCGGCGTGTCGTTTTTGCTGGCGTTGCGGCTGTTTCGCTGGAGTTGA
- a CDS encoding CehA/McbA family metallohydrolase, which produces MDEATGEPLPGVVQARDAAGKLIPFEELVNRGQGIEEPGPIHDWWILPKVTTVMVPARLLKLTAFSGLETELATLDLDLRDRREASPKIALKRFADARRARLLAGNTHLHLKKLSKQQADRYLSEVPLGDGLDVVFLSYLERAGSDLDYTSNKYSHEDLHRLSHNHLHLGYGEELRHNFDAYGEGYGHILLLDIPIIIRPVSIGPGLTEAKFDAPPLQAGIEQARDAKGKVIWAHNRYGFEDIPNWITGRIHANNIYDGSERGSYRDTYYRYLNIGLHVPFSTGTDWFIYDLSRVYVETDPARPVTPTEWLERLAAGKTYITNGPLLEFTVDGQPIGSTIELAKSGALSVRARAVGRSDFKRIELVHNGQVVERADSRRDKGHFVADMELRLPINASAWLALRTPPRPVAGDPELQEPVPSNEFGGGIFAHTSPVYVNVGGDAVFDAATAEGLLDEMRSDMREIDEHATFANNAERQRVMHVYEEAIGVLAERLEKAPSREESPSP; this is translated from the coding sequence GTGGATGAGGCTACTGGCGAGCCTTTGCCAGGCGTTGTGCAGGCGCGCGACGCCGCCGGGAAGCTGATTCCGTTCGAGGAGCTGGTAAATCGTGGCCAGGGAATCGAAGAACCAGGCCCAATCCACGACTGGTGGATATTGCCGAAGGTTACCACGGTAATGGTGCCCGCGCGGCTGCTCAAGCTCACGGCTTTTTCCGGCCTGGAAACCGAGTTGGCCACCCTCGACCTCGATCTACGTGACCGACGGGAAGCGAGTCCGAAGATCGCACTCAAGCGTTTTGCCGACGCTCGGCGCGCCCGCTTGCTCGCCGGCAATACGCACCTGCATTTGAAAAAGCTCAGCAAGCAGCAAGCCGATCGCTACCTGAGCGAGGTGCCGCTGGGCGACGGGCTGGATGTCGTGTTCCTGTCGTACCTCGAGCGTGCCGGATCGGATCTCGACTACACGAGCAACAAATACTCGCACGAGGATCTACACCGGCTGTCGCACAACCACTTGCACCTAGGGTACGGCGAAGAACTGCGACACAACTTCGACGCCTACGGCGAAGGGTACGGTCACATCCTGCTGTTGGATATTCCGATCATCATTCGGCCGGTCAGCATTGGGCCGGGATTGACCGAAGCAAAGTTCGATGCGCCCCCTCTGCAGGCCGGGATCGAACAAGCCCGCGACGCAAAAGGCAAGGTCATCTGGGCCCACAATCGCTACGGCTTCGAGGACATTCCCAATTGGATTACCGGACGCATCCACGCCAACAACATTTACGACGGCAGCGAGCGCGGCAGCTACCGCGATACGTATTACCGCTACCTGAACATCGGGCTGCACGTGCCGTTTTCGACCGGCACTGACTGGTTTATCTACGATCTTTCACGGGTGTACGTGGAGACCGATCCGGCACGTCCAGTTACGCCGACGGAATGGCTAGAACGGCTGGCGGCGGGCAAGACGTACATCACGAACGGGCCTCTTTTGGAATTCACCGTCGATGGCCAGCCGATCGGGAGCACGATCGAACTGGCGAAATCCGGCGCGCTATCGGTGCGTGCCCGCGCTGTCGGGCGATCGGACTTCAAGCGGATCGAACTCGTACACAACGGCCAGGTGGTCGAGCGCGCCGACAGCCGGCGAGACAAGGGGCATTTCGTTGCCGACATGGAGTTGCGGTTACCGATCAACGCTTCGGCGTGGCTGGCGCTGCGCACGCCGCCGAGGCCGGTGGCTGGGGATCCCGAACTGCAGGAGCCGGTTCCCAGCAACGAATTTGGCGGCGGAATCTTCGCCCATACGAGCCCCGTCTATGTGAACGTGGGCGGCGACGCGGTCTTCGACGCGGCCACAGCCGAGGGCCTGCTGGACGAGATGCGCTCCGACATGCGAGAGATCGACGAGCACGCGACGTTCGCAAATAACGCCGAGCGCCAGCGGGTGATGCACGTCTATGAGGAGGCGATCGGCGTGCTCGCCGAGCGCTTGGAGAAGGCGCCGTCGCGCGAAGAGTCGCCGTCGCCGTGA
- a CDS encoding carboxypeptidase-like regulatory domain-containing protein produces the protein MNRRAVSRVALLVGASIFFWAGVPCGVLAADDREIVGRVVDPEGQGIPDADVGLMIVEDVNHQSQETASFAAVAKTDADGTFRIPWRDEFKKAWGTLWAHAKGFGPARLQGTGSIQGYLRTRADKPHKLQLEPGKSTTLLLHDAQGKPVADALVTVMRVRVRGSIGWLIPTDWADRFRVRSDAQGIATIESFSPETLDHLRVDAPASGRVEFDINYFLNNRPAQTSPHFDIELPDAGKVTGTIQSAAKNVRLWWPITLRTSVPPQAKRVGVWGVADVRADETGAFAVERLAEGALSADLSLPANQPLRPQVPVGQRVASGLETVLIIDLVPAVKVRGLIRKQDTGEGYPNFRLGVIYGQSAKTQNDMKECVEVETDAQGYYTAMVPPGFVELRLHSAPEDYHDVQSWGGRNRGGRWGSRREVPANVEEFELEPIDLVPTEKVSGKLIDKNGKPLAKDWTVFGFPRVVDADGKVQPDEMTMNSFSGVNTDREGRFSGNVPKTYPPVRWRASWREPKQIQVRDVNYEPKVVSQDPLVLQVEEELPKEAQPK, from the coding sequence ATGAACCGTCGGGCAGTTTCTCGGGTAGCGCTTCTTGTGGGCGCCTCGATCTTTTTTTGGGCAGGGGTGCCCTGCGGAGTCCTTGCTGCGGACGACCGCGAGATCGTCGGTCGGGTTGTCGATCCGGAAGGCCAAGGCATCCCGGACGCTGACGTCGGCCTGATGATCGTCGAAGACGTTAATCACCAATCGCAGGAAACCGCCTCCTTTGCCGCCGTGGCGAAGACCGACGCCGACGGCACGTTTCGCATCCCCTGGCGCGACGAATTCAAGAAGGCCTGGGGCACTCTCTGGGCACACGCCAAGGGATTTGGCCCCGCGCGATTGCAAGGCACGGGATCGATCCAGGGGTACCTCCGTACCCGCGCCGACAAGCCACACAAGTTGCAACTCGAGCCAGGCAAGAGCACAACCCTGCTGCTGCACGACGCGCAGGGAAAACCGGTTGCTGATGCGCTCGTGACTGTTATGCGGGTTCGTGTGCGCGGCAGCATCGGTTGGCTGATCCCGACCGATTGGGCGGATCGCTTCCGCGTCCGCAGCGACGCGCAGGGAATTGCCACGATCGAATCGTTCTCGCCGGAAACGCTTGATCACCTGCGCGTCGATGCACCGGCGTCGGGGCGCGTCGAATTCGACATCAACTACTTTCTCAATAATCGCCCGGCACAGACGAGCCCGCATTTCGACATCGAATTGCCAGACGCCGGCAAAGTCACCGGTACGATCCAATCCGCAGCGAAGAACGTTCGTTTGTGGTGGCCCATCACGCTGCGTACAAGTGTTCCTCCGCAAGCGAAACGCGTCGGCGTCTGGGGCGTGGCGGACGTCCGCGCGGATGAGACAGGCGCGTTCGCTGTTGAGCGGCTGGCCGAAGGAGCGCTCTCCGCCGATTTATCACTCCCGGCGAATCAGCCGCTACGACCGCAGGTACCCGTAGGTCAGCGCGTCGCATCCGGCCTGGAAACCGTGCTGATTATCGACCTCGTCCCCGCGGTGAAGGTACGCGGGCTAATTCGCAAGCAAGACACCGGCGAAGGCTATCCGAACTTCAGGCTCGGCGTGATCTATGGCCAGTCCGCGAAGACACAAAATGATATGAAGGAGTGCGTCGAGGTAGAAACCGACGCGCAGGGTTATTACACCGCGATGGTTCCTCCGGGATTCGTCGAACTGCGGCTGCATAGCGCTCCGGAAGACTATCATGACGTCCAGTCGTGGGGAGGGCGTAACCGAGGGGGTCGCTGGGGAAGCCGACGCGAAGTGCCCGCTAACGTGGAAGAATTCGAACTCGAACCGATTGACCTGGTTCCGACCGAAAAAGTATCCGGCAAGCTCATCGACAAGAATGGCAAGCCGCTGGCCAAGGATTGGACGGTGTTCGGCTTCCCCCGGGTTGTCGACGCGGATGGGAAAGTGCAGCCCGATGAAATGACCATGAACAGCTTCAGCGGCGTGAATACCGATCGCGAAGGCCGCTTCAGCGGAAATGTTCCGAAAACTTATCCACCGGTGCGTTGGCGCGCTTCCTGGCGAGAGCCGAAGCAGATCCAGGTGCGTGATGTGAATTACGAGCCGAAAGTCGTCTCGCAGGATCCGCTCGTCCTGCAAGTCGAAGAGGAACTACCCAAAGAAGCACAGCCGAAATAG
- a CDS encoding SEC-C metal-binding domain-containing protein, which produces MQVLERIWEIIGLIFGGLGRTFERSLTSLFGSSNARYIKRLQPKVDAINALEPKYQAMSDADLRAQTAEFRRRLTAGETLDDLLVEAFAVCREAGRRWLNMRHYDVQLFGGMVLHSGAIAEMVTGEGKTLVATLPAYLNALEGKGVHVVTVNPYLARRDMEWMGPLYINLGLTVGAIYPDMDPTLRQEAYKCDITYGTNNEFGFDYLRDNMKPGAFGDTKYEPSRQQCQRKLHYAIIDEVDNILIDEARTPLIISGPAHDDVTRYAKADRIARQLKKEVHFEVKEKEHTVHLTDDGVREAEKLAGVETFYTAGNMDWPHLIDNSLKAHYLYKRDVNYVVQGDEVIIVDEFTGRLMQGRQWSDGLHQAVEAKEGVRVKEETQTYATITLQNFFKLYDKISGMTGTAMTEASEFWKIYKLDVIAIPTNKGMQRTNFPDVIYRTEREKYEAIVEEIERLHKWDVLEMKDRSHKVGTITKDESERLEIELKEGRKREWVPKSDIVAMYHRGRPILVGTVSIEKSEKLSTMLNRRGIKHEVLNAKHHQREAEIVAQAGRKNAVTIATNMAGRGTDIILGGNPDTMAWALLQDKYETRLDVPQEEWNKLVQEIEQREKMKAEGAEVKALGGLHIIGTERHEARRIDLQLRGRCGRQGDPGSSRFFLSLEDDLMRIFAGEWVKNMLTRLGMQDGEAIESKMVSRRIEGAQKKVEERNFDIRKNLLEYDEVMDEQRKRVYGFRQDILNGGNCKPKILDMIDRQIDTYLADFLDKDYGASTFAKAVGGELGIELDPKDFRGMDFPTAEARAKEEAARMAEGQILDAIEENLPEDAEQSEWNWEALAKFANTRWKLNLRDRDLKKVGRDTLDEMLLEKAREAIDATDLSQAARVLEDGFGVRTACGWVQFKFGVQLDPEEMKKLDARAFTELVRERAKEAYEVKEAEFPVRAAFSHFTARDAQGQKRYDRDQLVAWARQRFQVDLNVDDLRNMQREEVQQMLVEYSKKALVQANETLAEAHQQVGKLFGEGADANATVRTVTGGNGAMSSLTAWLRERMEYEITPEAIAELDRDELERKLTGAVEDRYRPEIRRLEREVVLYVLDTMWKDHLLAMDHLRSSVGLRGYAQVDPKVEYKREGMRTFEQMWNTFGERVTDMIFRMEELDEGFVGSTWTESRATHDSPGATTATMTSDQQTAIDNSDAPTKIEPIRNRGEHVGRNDPCPCGSGKKFKNCCMRKGG; this is translated from the coding sequence ATGCAAGTCCTCGAACGAATCTGGGAAATCATCGGGCTCATCTTCGGCGGGCTGGGGCGGACGTTCGAGCGTTCGCTGACCTCGCTGTTCGGTTCGTCCAACGCCCGGTATATCAAGCGCTTGCAACCGAAGGTCGACGCCATCAATGCCCTGGAACCGAAGTACCAGGCCATGAGCGACGCCGACCTGAGGGCGCAAACGGCTGAGTTCCGCCGCCGCCTGACAGCCGGCGAGACGCTCGATGATCTGCTGGTCGAGGCATTTGCCGTTTGTCGCGAAGCCGGCCGCCGCTGGCTGAACATGCGGCACTACGACGTCCAACTCTTCGGCGGCATGGTGCTCCATTCCGGCGCCATCGCCGAAATGGTCACGGGCGAAGGTAAAACCCTGGTCGCCACCCTGCCTGCCTATCTTAACGCTCTGGAAGGCAAGGGCGTCCACGTCGTCACGGTGAACCCCTACCTGGCCCGCCGCGACATGGAATGGATGGGCCCGTTGTACATCAACCTGGGCCTTACGGTCGGGGCGATCTATCCGGATATGGATCCCACGCTGCGGCAGGAGGCCTACAAGTGCGACATCACGTACGGCACGAACAACGAATTCGGCTTCGACTACCTGCGCGACAACATGAAGCCGGGCGCGTTCGGTGATACGAAGTACGAGCCTAGCCGCCAGCAGTGCCAGCGCAAATTGCATTACGCGATCATCGACGAGGTCGACAATATCCTCATCGACGAAGCGCGGACGCCGCTCATCATTTCCGGTCCGGCCCACGACGACGTTACACGCTACGCCAAGGCCGACCGTATCGCGCGGCAGTTGAAGAAGGAGGTGCATTTCGAGGTCAAGGAAAAGGAACACACCGTCCACCTGACCGACGACGGAGTGCGCGAGGCCGAAAAACTGGCCGGCGTCGAGACGTTCTACACGGCCGGCAACATGGACTGGCCGCACCTGATCGATAACTCGCTCAAGGCCCATTACCTGTACAAGCGCGACGTGAATTACGTCGTTCAAGGCGACGAAGTGATCATCGTCGACGAGTTCACCGGCCGCTTGATGCAGGGCCGGCAGTGGAGCGATGGCCTGCACCAGGCCGTCGAGGCAAAAGAAGGCGTCCGCGTCAAGGAAGAGACACAAACCTACGCCACCATCACGCTGCAGAACTTCTTCAAGCTGTATGACAAAATCTCGGGCATGACCGGTACGGCCATGACCGAGGCGTCGGAATTCTGGAAAATCTACAAGCTCGACGTCATCGCCATCCCGACCAACAAGGGGATGCAGCGAACCAATTTCCCCGACGTCATCTACCGCACCGAGCGGGAAAAGTACGAGGCGATCGTCGAAGAGATCGAGCGACTGCACAAGTGGGATGTTCTGGAGATGAAGGACCGCTCCCACAAGGTCGGCACGATCACGAAAGACGAAAGCGAACGCCTGGAAATCGAATTGAAGGAAGGGCGCAAGCGCGAGTGGGTGCCCAAGAGCGACATCGTCGCCATGTACCATCGCGGTCGGCCGATTCTGGTCGGCACGGTGTCGATCGAAAAGAGCGAAAAGCTCAGCACCATGCTCAACCGGCGCGGCATCAAGCACGAAGTGCTCAACGCCAAGCATCATCAGCGCGAGGCCGAGATCGTGGCCCAGGCCGGCCGCAAAAACGCGGTGACCATCGCCACGAACATGGCCGGTCGCGGTACCGACATCATCCTGGGCGGCAACCCCGACACGATGGCCTGGGCCCTGCTGCAAGACAAGTACGAGACGCGCCTCGACGTGCCGCAGGAAGAGTGGAACAAGCTGGTCCAGGAAATCGAGCAGCGCGAAAAAATGAAGGCCGAAGGGGCCGAGGTCAAAGCGCTCGGCGGTCTGCACATCATCGGGACCGAACGGCACGAGGCGCGGCGTATCGACCTCCAGTTACGCGGCCGTTGCGGTCGTCAGGGCGATCCCGGCAGCAGCCGCTTCTTCCTCTCGTTGGAAGACGACCTGATGCGCATCTTTGCCGGCGAGTGGGTGAAGAATATGCTCACTCGACTCGGCATGCAGGACGGCGAAGCCATCGAAAGCAAGATGGTCAGCCGGCGGATCGAGGGCGCGCAAAAGAAGGTCGAAGAGCGCAACTTCGACATTCGCAAGAACCTGCTTGAATACGACGAAGTCATGGACGAGCAGCGCAAGCGCGTCTACGGCTTCCGCCAGGACATTCTCAACGGCGGCAACTGCAAGCCGAAGATCCTGGACATGATCGATCGGCAGATCGACACGTACCTGGCCGATTTCCTCGACAAGGATTATGGCGCCTCGACCTTTGCCAAGGCCGTGGGGGGAGAGCTGGGCATCGAGCTGGATCCGAAAGATTTCCGCGGCATGGATTTTCCCACCGCCGAAGCCCGCGCCAAGGAAGAAGCGGCCCGCATGGCGGAAGGCCAAATCCTCGACGCTATCGAGGAGAACCTGCCCGAGGACGCCGAGCAGTCGGAGTGGAATTGGGAGGCGCTCGCGAAGTTCGCCAACACGCGCTGGAAGCTGAACCTGCGCGACCGTGATCTGAAGAAGGTCGGCCGCGACACCCTGGACGAAATGCTGCTCGAAAAGGCCCGCGAGGCGATCGACGCCACGGATCTGTCGCAGGCGGCACGCGTGCTGGAAGACGGCTTCGGCGTCCGCACGGCGTGCGGTTGGGTGCAGTTCAAGTTCGGCGTGCAGCTCGATCCCGAGGAGATGAAGAAGCTCGACGCCCGAGCGTTCACCGAGCTGGTGCGCGAGCGCGCCAAGGAAGCCTACGAAGTCAAGGAAGCCGAATTTCCGGTTCGTGCCGCGTTCTCGCACTTCACGGCCCGCGATGCGCAAGGCCAGAAGCGCTACGATCGCGATCAGCTCGTGGCCTGGGCCCGGCAGCGTTTTCAGGTTGATTTGAACGTCGACGACTTGCGCAACATGCAGCGCGAGGAAGTCCAGCAGATGCTGGTCGAGTACAGCAAGAAAGCGCTTGTGCAGGCCAACGAAACACTGGCCGAGGCCCATCAGCAGGTTGGAAAACTCTTCGGCGAAGGCGCCGATGCCAACGCCACCGTGCGCACGGTGACCGGCGGCAATGGCGCCATGAGCTCGCTGACAGCCTGGTTGCGCGAGCGGATGGAATATGAGATCACGCCCGAGGCGATTGCCGAACTCGATCGAGACGAGCTGGAGCGAAAGCTCACCGGCGCGGTCGAGGATCGCTACCGCCCCGAGATCCGCCGGCTGGAGCGCGAGGTGGTGCTCTACGTGCTCGACACCATGTGGAAAGACCACTTGCTGGCCATGGACCACTTGCGCTCGAGCGTCGGTTTGCGCGGCTACGCCCAGGTCGACCCTAAGGTGGAATACAAGCGCGAAGGCATGCGCACCTTCGAGCAGATGTGGAACACATTTGGCGAGCGCGTGACGGATATGATCTTCCGCATGGAAGAGCTGGACGAAGGATTCGTCGGTTCGACCTGGACCGAGAGCCGCGCAACGCACGACTCGCCCGGCGCGACCACGGCCACCATGACCAGCGATCAGCAAACCGCGATCGACAACTCGGACGCGCCGACCAAGATCGAGCCGATCCGAAATCGTGGCGAGCACGTGGGCCGCAACGATCCCTGCCCCTGCGGCAGCGGCAAGAAGTTCAAGAACTGCTGCATGCGCAAGGGCGGCTAA